A single Comamonas sp. NLF-1-9 DNA region contains:
- the folE gene encoding GTP cyclohydrolase I, protein MSDSLPSAPDEGVPVSVKIRERLNQAGRPFFANDNIAEFIEPGELEALLDEVQAKMQGVLDSLVIDTANDHNTQDTARRVAKMYISEVFRGRYGRAPEVTEFPNAARLNELLIVGPITVRSACSHHFCPVIGKLWVGVMPNEHTNVIGLSKYARMTDWIMGRPQIQEEAIVQLADLIMDKTRPDGLAVVMEASHFCMSWRGVREMDSKMVNSVMRGAFLTDATLRREFLSLIPGRD, encoded by the coding sequence ATGAGTGATTCTCTGCCCAGCGCGCCCGACGAGGGCGTACCCGTCTCCGTCAAGATTCGCGAACGCCTGAACCAGGCGGGCCGGCCCTTTTTTGCCAACGACAACATCGCCGAGTTCATCGAGCCCGGCGAGCTCGAGGCGCTGCTCGACGAGGTGCAGGCCAAGATGCAGGGCGTGCTCGACAGCCTGGTGATAGACACGGCCAACGACCACAACACCCAGGACACCGCGCGGCGCGTGGCCAAGATGTACATCAGCGAGGTGTTTCGCGGCCGTTACGGCCGGGCGCCCGAGGTCACCGAATTCCCCAACGCCGCGCGCCTGAACGAGTTGCTCATCGTCGGCCCGATCACCGTGCGCAGCGCCTGCAGCCACCACTTCTGCCCGGTCATCGGCAAGCTCTGGGTCGGCGTGATGCCCAACGAGCACACCAACGTGATCGGCCTGTCCAAGTACGCGCGCATGACCGACTGGATCATGGGCCGCCCGCAGATCCAGGAAGAGGCCATCGTGCAACTGGCCGACCTCATCATGGACAAGACCCGCCCCGACGGCCTGGCGGTGGTGATGGAGGCGAGCCACTTCTGCATGTCCTGGCGCGGCGTGCGCGAGATGGACAGCAAGATGGTCAACTCCGTCATGCGTGGCGCCTTCCTCACCGACGCCACGCTGCGCCGTGAATTCCTCTCCCTCATTCCCGGACGCGACTGA
- a CDS encoding IclR family transcriptional regulator, with protein MARSSSNSTPDTAATEAPAEPAPVGIQSLELGLELFELLAAQEQALGVSDLARLAGMHRAKVYRYLVSLVRAGWVRQDADSSLYQVGPALRRLALAWLARQDWLELASNEARELAQTQGNTCLVAVQTEAGVCAVRVYQPGQGVSVGVAPGALFDLRTSATGRVFAAWAEPAPEALTPAQRAHIRSQGVAVVEGEHAPGINALGAPVFDAHGHLLLALTLVGHGAALQADAAGSAALALREACARVSGALGWQPPQR; from the coding sequence ATGGCCCGCTCTTCTTCAAACTCCACGCCGGACACCGCCGCGACCGAAGCGCCGGCCGAGCCCGCACCGGTCGGCATCCAGTCGCTGGAGCTCGGGCTCGAACTCTTCGAGCTGCTGGCGGCGCAAGAGCAGGCGCTGGGCGTGTCGGATCTGGCGCGCCTGGCGGGCATGCACCGGGCCAAGGTCTACCGCTACCTGGTCAGCCTGGTGCGCGCCGGCTGGGTGCGCCAGGATGCGGACAGCAGCCTCTACCAGGTCGGCCCGGCGCTGCGCCGCCTGGCGCTTGCCTGGCTGGCGCGCCAGGATTGGCTGGAGCTCGCGAGCAACGAGGCGCGCGAGCTCGCCCAGACCCAGGGCAACACCTGTCTCGTGGCCGTGCAGACCGAAGCCGGCGTGTGCGCGGTGCGCGTCTACCAGCCGGGTCAGGGGGTTTCGGTGGGCGTGGCGCCAGGCGCCTTGTTCGATCTGCGCACCTCGGCCACGGGCCGGGTGTTCGCAGCCTGGGCAGAGCCGGCGCCGGAGGCGCTGACGCCCGCCCAGCGCGCGCACATTCGCAGCCAGGGCGTGGCCGTGGTCGAGGGCGAGCACGCGCCGGGCATCAACGCGCTGGGCGCGCCGGTGTTCGACGCCCACGGCCATCTGCTGCTGGCGCTCACCCTGGTGGGGCATGGCGCGGCCTTGCAGGCCGATGCCGCGGGCAGCGCGGCGCTGGCGCTGCGCGAGGCCTGTGCGCGCGTGTCGGGCGCGCTGGGCTGGCAGCCGCCGCAGCGCTGA
- a CDS encoding homogentisate 1,2-dioxygenase — MKKYITFPLREGVHSRQAHCDIPDGLYEREHGRNGFFGPASHILHKHKPTGWSKWEGPLELTLLDLNKLEDSAPCPWKARRFMHNGQTEVHFWKFGASMPDLARNGDGDMILFFHRGEGEFFCDYGHMSYREGDYINIPRGTSWRLETKVRNEVLTIEATEDLFVLPERGILGHHAQFDLAVLDTPKIDEAFKAQYSDTRETRVRAKRRGQVTTVTFPYNFLDAVGWHGDCVPVKLNWRDIRELLSDRYHLPPTVHATFLSNTIIVCTFAPRPIESDPGALKVPFFHNNDEFDESIFYHQGNFFSRDNIKPGMFTLHPSGFHHGPHPKAFAAAAANNQGERKYTDEVAVMIDSRYPLELDDVDAVKVPDYVYSWKE, encoded by the coding sequence ATGAAGAAGTACATCACCTTTCCGCTGCGCGAGGGCGTGCACAGCCGCCAAGCCCATTGCGACATTCCCGACGGGCTGTACGAGCGCGAGCACGGGCGCAACGGCTTTTTCGGCCCCGCCAGCCACATCCTGCACAAGCACAAGCCAACGGGCTGGAGCAAGTGGGAAGGTCCACTGGAGCTCACGCTGCTGGACCTGAACAAGCTTGAAGACAGCGCCCCCTGCCCCTGGAAGGCGCGCCGCTTCATGCACAACGGCCAGACCGAGGTGCATTTCTGGAAGTTCGGCGCCTCCATGCCCGATCTGGCGCGCAATGGCGACGGCGACATGATCCTGTTCTTTCACCGCGGCGAGGGTGAGTTCTTCTGCGACTACGGCCACATGAGCTACCGCGAGGGCGACTACATCAACATCCCGCGCGGCACCTCCTGGCGGCTGGAAACCAAGGTGCGCAACGAGGTGCTGACCATCGAAGCGACCGAAGACCTCTTCGTGCTGCCCGAGCGCGGCATCCTCGGCCACCACGCGCAGTTCGACCTGGCGGTGCTCGACACGCCCAAGATCGACGAGGCCTTCAAGGCGCAGTACAGCGACACGCGCGAGACCCGCGTGCGCGCCAAGCGCCGCGGCCAGGTGACCACCGTCACCTTCCCGTACAACTTCCTCGATGCCGTGGGCTGGCACGGCGACTGCGTGCCGGTCAAGCTCAACTGGCGCGACATCCGCGAACTGCTCTCGGACCGCTACCACCTGCCGCCGACGGTGCACGCGACCTTCCTCTCGAACACCATCATCGTCTGCACCTTCGCGCCGCGCCCCATCGAGAGCGACCCGGGCGCGCTCAAGGTGCCGTTCTTTCACAACAACGACGAGTTTGACGAGTCCATCTTCTACCACCAGGGCAACTTCTTCTCGCGCGACAACATCAAGCCCGGCATGTTCACGCTGCACCCCTCGGGCTTTCACCACGGCCCGCACCCCAAGGCCTTCGCGGCGGCAGCGGCCAACAACCAGGGCGAGCGCAAGTACACCGACGAAGTGGCGGTGATGATCGATTCGCGCTACCCGCTGGAGCTCGACGACGTAGACGCGGTCAAGGTGCCCGACTACGTCTATTCCTGGAAGGAATGA
- a CDS encoding DUF429 domain-containing protein, whose product MLLLGVDFTSSPSRRKPIVLALGERRGALVRLSEFVRIDSLEGFSHWLQQERNWLGAFDLPFGLPRALVQALGWPLQWRACIEHYAGQSRAEVRASFAAYCAARPVGHKFAHRATDGPAGSSPSMKWVNPPVALMLHAAMPLLLQAGVHLPGLCAGDARRVALEAYPGLLVRELVGRASYKSDERARQTPERAAVRARIVQALQQGRTRLGLRLRLLPAQQALLLQDASGDHLDAAACLVQAAWAERARAQGSALYGLPPQLDPLEGWILTAPWPSGP is encoded by the coding sequence ATGCTGCTGCTGGGCGTGGATTTCACCAGCAGCCCCAGCCGGCGCAAGCCCATCGTGCTGGCGCTGGGCGAGCGCCGCGGCGCGCTGGTGCGCCTGAGCGAGTTCGTGCGCATCGACAGCCTGGAGGGCTTTTCCCACTGGCTGCAGCAAGAGCGCAACTGGCTGGGCGCGTTCGACCTGCCGTTTGGCCTGCCGCGCGCCCTGGTGCAGGCGCTGGGCTGGCCGCTGCAATGGCGTGCCTGCATCGAGCACTACGCGGGGCAGAGCCGCGCCGAGGTGCGCGCCAGCTTTGCCGCCTACTGCGCGGCGCGCCCGGTGGGCCACAAGTTTGCCCACCGCGCCACCGACGGGCCGGCGGGCTCGAGTCCGTCGATGAAATGGGTCAATCCGCCGGTGGCGCTGATGCTGCATGCGGCCATGCCCTTGCTGCTGCAGGCCGGCGTGCATCTGCCCGGCCTGTGCGCGGGCGATGCGCGCCGCGTGGCGCTCGAAGCCTACCCCGGCCTGCTGGTGCGTGAACTGGTGGGCCGCGCCAGCTACAAGAGCGACGAGCGCGCCCGCCAGACGCCCGAGCGCGCCGCAGTGCGCGCGCGCATCGTGCAGGCGCTGCAGCAGGGGCGCACGCGTCTGGGCCTGCGCCTGCGGCTGCTGCCGGCGCAGCAGGCCTTGCTGCTGCAGGACGCGAGCGGCGACCACCTGGATGCAGCGGCCTGTCTGGTGCAGGCGGCCTGGGCCGAGCGCGCCCGGGCGCAGGGCAGCGCACTCTACGGCCTGCCGCCCCAGCTCGACCCGTTGGAGGGCTGGATTCTTACCGCCCCGTGGCCGTCTGGCCCGTGA